ATCAAGATAGATGCGATCCACCTCGGTATTAATTGCGACAGCCCCTACTTGTTTTTTTTGCCTGCTGCTATCAACCTTATCGATATACTCATGGCCTTCCAGGCCCAATACGACTGCCTGGTGTATATTTCCAACCCTGAAATAAGTATGAAATGCCTGTGTAATAAAGAATGACTCTGTCCCTGTGTTGCGCGTGACTAGCTCTAAATTTAGAGTATCTCCAATCGTAATTTCTTGTGTTAAGGAAAAAGCATGTGGCCAGATAACCTGGGTTTCAGGTGTGTCCACTAAGCCGAGCGTTATACTCAGATCGCCATTTGTGGTTATCTCAGTTTTCACAACATTCCAGAGTCGATTACGTACAAAACCATGTCCCGGGCGCCCCAATTCTTCCGGATCCGAGCCAAACCACGGCCAGCAGATAGGCGCCCCGCCTTTAATGGCCTTTCCCACCTGATAATAAGCCTTTTCACTCAAGAACATTAAATCATCAGGTTCACCGGCAGGCTGAAAGGACAAAACTTGACCGGCATGGATAGAAATGAGTGCGCTGGCTTTGCTACTACTGACCCGTATCATAGGTAATCTACCCTTACCTTCGATAAATTTTAGTTGACCAGATATTCCGTACTTGGCGTTAAGATGTTCAATATTCATGATACCTATCCTGTTTGGATGATTGTTAATTTGAGATGGTTGCCGAGTTAAAGAGCATTGCATGTATTTTTAATCTATTTATTTTTTGTGTTAATTCGAATCACGATTATAGTAAAAAAACGCCAATTAATTGATGGCGGATGTAAAGTGTACTTATATAGCACCGCTGTTATTGATGACACGATCTTTTGATCGCGCCGCCTATATCGTGTATAGCAATAGAAATCAGCATTGCCAATAGTACCCCTTAAATGCAAACTGATTCATTTGCGTGGGTGGTGAATGATGGAAATAGTTTATTTCGGTGCCTCATACTATTTGATGAGAAATATCGGAGCAGTTGTTTTCATTTGTGTTGTCGTAATGCCCACTGCACGTGCTCTCGGACTAATGGCGAATCATCATCATGACGGGCCCGCAATGCATTAATTATCTTTGGAGATGAGGCTGCATTGCCTAAGCCCACTGCTAGATTCCGTAACCACTGTTTATGACCAATACGACGAATCGGACTACCAGCGAGCCGCAGGTCGAATTCTTCTTTGCTCCATGAGAATAATTCGACCAGGGATGCATTATCTAAACCGTGCCGCACGGAAAAGTCATTTTCGTTTGTTATTTTGGCAAATTTATTCCAGGGACAGACTAATTGGCAATCATCACACCCATATACTCGGTTACCAATTAAAGGACGTAGTGTTTCTGGAATACTTCCTTTAAGCTCAATGGTTAAATAGGAAATGCAGCGCCTGGCATCCAGTTGATAAGGTGCGATAATTGCTTGTGTCGGGCAAATATCAATACATTTTGAGCAAGTGCCGCAATAACTTCCAATGGCTTCATCTACAGGTAGCGGCAAATCGGTATATATCTCGCCTAAAAAGAACATTGAACCTGCTTCCCGTGAAAGTAACAAGGTGTGTTTTCCGCGCCAACCCAGGCCAGATTTTTGGGCCCATTCTACTTCCATGACCGGTGCACTATCAGAAAATACACGATAATTAAATGGAGTTACTTCCTGCGCGATTTTATCGGCTAGTTTTTGTAATCGTGCGCGCAATACTTTATGATAATCGCGCCCCAATGCATAACGAGAGATAAATGCCTGATCACCTGATTTGATCACAGCCCAACTATTTTCTGCTAATGGTGGTGTGTAATTCATGCATACGGAAATGACACGTTGTGTTCCCGGCACAAGTTCTGACGGGCGAGTACGTTTAACGCCATGTTTTGCCATATAATCCATGTCGCCGTGATAACCCTTGTCTAACCATTCTAAAAGATTCGATTCAACAGGCGACATATCTGTATTAGCGTCTGCAATTCGAATATCCTGGAAGCCCAGTTCCCTACCCCAGGCTTTAATAATGGTTGCTAAAGATATAAAATCATATGACACATTTAAAGGGGTGTTTTCTTGCATAATTTTCAGCGTATTGGGTTCGACTATAGTTCGACTCGGAATTCTACATGCCACCTTGTTGATGAAATGGCAACTCTGGAATTTGGCGCAGCAATTGCCAAAGTTCTGCATGCAGGTTTAACTATTTTTCTAAATGGCAATCTTGGCGCGGGTAAAACAACATTAGCACGTGGTATTCTACATGGACTCGGTTACGAAGATATAGTTAAGAGTCCTACATATAATTTAGTTGAAATTTATAAATTTTCTCGGTTATACTTCTATCACTTTGATTTTTATCGTTTCAATGATCCAATAGAGTGGGAAGAAGCGGGTTTTCGTGAATATTTTAATGCGAATTCAATTTGTCTGGTGGAATGGCCAGAAAAAGCAGGTAAACTGTTGCCCACTGCAGATTTACAGTTTTCTATCTGTATTGCTGAGCCAGGCCGAAGTATTAAAATTCAAACAGGGACGGAGGCAGGAAATCGATGTTTGGTACAATGGCGGAATTCAGAGCATCTCTGATCAAAATGGCACGTGCTGATCATTTCCCTTCTGCAGCATCTTTTTTTCTAACATATTTACTAATTGCAGTTGCATTGTCGTTTTTTTTATTCAGTAAGACCGTATTTGCGGCTACTGAAGTTCATTCCGTGCGTGTTTGGTCGGAATCATCAGAACGTACCCGCTTTACATTGGAATCGAACCTGCCGATCCAGTATTCCCTCCTCACCTTGGATAATCCAAAGCGTGTGGTTATTGATTTAAAAGATATTGAACTGACAGCTGTACTGAAAAGCTTGCCGGGGCAAGTTAACGCAACTGACCCCCTTATTCAAAAGGCGCGTATCGGGCGTTTTAAACCGCATATATTACGGCTAGTACTCGATGTTAAAACAGATGTTGTGCCACAAGCATTTACACTTGAGCCGATAGATAATTTTGGTCACAGACTAGTGCTTGATGTTTATCAGGCAGCTCAACAGGTAGCTCAAACGGATTCGCTGGATGATTTAATCGTTTTGCTGACTCGATCAAATGAATCGGAAAGTTTGGAAAGCCCTGAATCAAGACAGCATAAAACCGTTAAAACCATCAATCAACATAAACCTGATATTATTAATCATCGTAAGCCTTATGTCGTCAGTAACCGTAAGCCAGCTTCGCCGCGAACCATCATTGTTGCTATTGATCCGGGCCATGGTGGTAAAGATCCGGGCGCAATTGGTCATAAGGGTACGCACGAAAAGGATATTACCCTGGCGATTGCTAAAAAGCTTAAAGCCAGGATTGATAAAGAGCCGAATATGCGAGCAGTCCTCACACGCGATAGTGATTATTATATTTCATTGCCTATGCGACGTGATAAAGCACGTAGCTTTAATGCTGATCTATTTGTATCGGTTCATGCTGATGCTTTCCATAAAACACATGCACGGGGTTCTTCTGTATTTACGCTATCTCAGAATGGTGCGACTTCCACCGCTGCTAGCTGGTTAGCGAGAAAGGAAAACAGTGTTGATGGTGATTTAATGGGTGGTGTTGATATCGCTTCTAAGCCTGCCGATATACAAAAATTATTAATTGATTTATCGTTAAACGCTACTATTAATGATAGTGCTAAACTTGCGGATCATGTTCTTGAAGAAATTAGTGGTATTAATCACCTGCATAAGAAAAACGTTGAGCAGGCTGGATTTGCCGTACTAAAATCGCCAGACATTCCATCGATTTTAGTTGAAACAGCCTTTCTCAGTAATCCGAACGAAGAAGAAAAATTAAGAACTGCCGCCTATCAAAACAAGATGGCCGATGCTATGTTCGCAGGTATCAAACGCTATTTTGCTACGGGTCCGGCGTTAGCGCGGGAAAAAATGGCCCAAGCAGATTAAGTGGTAAGGGATTACCGATAATGCAATGTATGACTATGAGTTGACAGTCACTTAATTGGCTAGTTATCTGATAAATAGGTATTTCAGGTAGTGTTAAACAGCAATAAGTTAATTATAGTCATTTTTATGATACGAGCTGTTCAATCTGTTTAATGATAAAAGGAATCCTTGGTATCAACTCATAAAGTGCCGGGAAAAGATATTGATGCCAACTCGCCTTGATAAGTCCTTCACACATTGGTATCGATTCATTTCTGATGACGGCGTAAATCGCCTGATACTCACGGGGGACTTTACTTTAGTTACTCTTGGAAAACAACTACAAACACTAATTATTGATCTTGGTAATTACGCTGATGATCCTGATTTATATTGGGATTTAACTGAAATCAAACAAATGGACGCTGCGGGCGTAATATTATTATGGCGCGCTTGGAATTCACAGCGTCCGATGCACATATTATTGCGACCAGAGCAGGAAAAAATGTTTGAGCGACTTGAGAAACAGGCCGCTTCTTTCGACAAACCAAAATCTCATGATTTGTTATGGCCCATCATGATATCAGGGAGAATCGCGCTACTGCTATGGGAACATCTGATTGGAATCGTTATTCTAATCGGTCAGTTATTGCTGAGTGCCAAGCTTCTGATCAAATATCCGCGCTATATTCCTTGGCGTGAAATTTCTGCAAATTTATATCGCACTGGTGCACAGGCATTGGGTATTACCGCATTGGTAGGATTTCTTATTGGTATCGTCTTGAGTTATCTTTCTTCCAAGCAATTACAAATGTTTGGAGCAGATATCTTTATTATTAATATTCTGGGTATCAGTATTATCCGAGAACTAGGTCCTTTGCTTGCCGCAATTCTGGTAGCAGGGCGTTCCGGCTCTTCTATGACCGCACAATTAGGCGTTATGAGAGTAACCGAGGAATTGGATGCACTGACGGTGATGGGTATTTCTCATAGCCAACGCTTGGTATTGCCAAAAGTATTAGGATTAGGTATTGCAATGCCATTGTTAGTATTATGGACCAGCGCTGTTGCACTAATGGGTGGCATAGTGGCGGCGGAATTACAACTAGGATTGAGCTATCAATATTTCTTAACAGCATTACCAGATGCAGTGCCAACAGCTAATTTATGGCTAGGATTAGGAAAAGGAGCTGTTTGCGGTATGGTAATTGCATTGATAGCTTGTCATTTCGGCTTAAGAATCAAACCTAATACCGAGAGCTTGGGTGAGGGTACGACTAATTCAGTCGTCACAGCAATCACTGTTGTTATCATTATTGATGCAATTTTTGCTATTGTATTTTCAGATGTCGGGCTTCTATAAGGAGATGATTGCTCAAAACTGTATCATTGAAATTGAAGCATTACATACTCGCTTTGGTCAACTGGTAGTTCATCGGGATATTAATCTATGCGTGCATTATCACGAGGTACTGACATTGGTTGGCGGTTCTGGTAGTGGGAAAACAACATTACTACGACAGATGCTGGGTTTAGAAAGGCCAAGTAAGGGCAATATAAGGGTTTTTGGTGCCTCCAGATGTGATTGTGATTTTGACCTGCTGAGAAATATCCGTAATCGATCGGGAGTGTTATTCCAACAAGGTGCTCTATTTAGTGCCTTATCTGTGTTTGATAATGTTGCACTGCCATTGCGTGAACTTCGCACTTTAGATGAACGAATGATACGTGACCTGGTTATGTTCAAACTTGATATGGTTGCCATTGGGTCACAGCATGCAAATAAAATGCCTGCAAATCTTTCCGGCGGGATGGTTAAACGAGTCGCGTTGGCACGCGCTTTGGCATTAGATCCAGAGTTGTTATTTCTTGATGAGCCAACTGCAGGGTTAGATCCTGAGCTTAGCGAAGGTTTTGTGAAGCTGATACTTGCTTTACGTGCCGAAATGAATCTGACTATTGTCATGGTGACACACGATCTGGAAACATTATCTGCCTTATCGAATCGTATAGCAGTATTAGCTGATCAACAAATCGTGGCAATAGGCAATCTACAGGACATACGCCACCATCAACATCCATTCATTAATAGCTTCTTTAAGACTGTATAGAGTAGACTCACAATAGAAAATAGTAAACAAAAAGAGAGATATCATGGAAAATCGTGCGCACGCCCTGGTAGCGGGCTTATTTGTGATTTCCCTAAGTGTAGCTGCAATGTTCGTTGCTACATGGTTCAATGGAGATGTTATCAAGCGGAGTGATTATCTTGTGGTAACAAATGAATCAGTCACAGGACTTAATTCCCAGGCAGCAGTACATTATCGCGGGGTCAATATTGGTAAAGTAGAAAGTATTCGTTTTAATCCGGATAATTTAAACCAGATTCTGATTAATATCTCAGTAGATGAAAATATTATGCTTACCAAGAGTGTATATGCCCAGCTTGGCTATCAAGGTGTGACTGGATTAGCTTATGTCCAATTGAATGATGACGGGAGCGAACCTGAACGATTACAACATGATGCACAGATTCCAATGCGCCGCTCATTATTTGAGGAAGTCGCGGGCTCTGGGCAAGACTTACTGAGTAATGTAAACGAATTGGTAAAAAAAATGCATCTGTTATTGAGCGAAAAAAATCAAGCGCAATTTTCGAATATTTTGAAAAATATAGAAAAAGCAACGGGCCAGTTTGATGAGACTGCTAAGCAATTACAGCCTGTATTTAAGTCATTTTCAGGCTTAACTACAGAAACAGAGTCGGTTGTAGGCCATCTTGATCAATTGTTGCTTGAGATTCGTCATATTACAGCGAGAGTTAATCAGCAGGGAGGAATTATGGATAACCTGTCTCAAAGTACTGAAGAGCTTGCTGCTGCCATTCCAGAGCTTCATAAAATAAGTGATGGAGTGACACGCAGCACTTATAATTTAGATCGCGTTCTTCGCCAGGTGGAGGAAAACCCACAAAGCTTATTATTTGGTAGCCCCCCGCCGCTGCCAGGTCCGGGAGAATATGGCTTTATATCACCCTAAGCGACAGCTAATGAGAAAAATTCTTATATTGATTATGTTGCTGCTTTCAGGATGCGCTGTGGGGCCCCGATCGGAAGTTCCTGTCGCGATTTATGATCTTGGATTGGTCCATTCGCCGCATGTTGCTGATGCAGTCAAATCATCACGTGTAGAAACAGTAAACTTGCTAGTAGCAGAAGTGATATCGCCGATATGGCTTGATAGTCAGGCAATACGATATCGTTTTGCTTATCATAATTCCTCACAATCATATGCATATGCTTATAGTCGCTGGATTGCTGCGCCTGCGGTTTTACTCACAGAGAGAATGAGAAGTCGTATTGTTACTGACACTGATAATAAAGTCATAAGGGATAAGAATAGCGCAAAGGCTGATTATGGGCTGTACACCGAACTTGAAGAATTCTCTCAGGTTTTTGATGCTGCTGATAACAGTCATGTTGTAATTAGCCTGCGTGCCCATCTGATTGAGCAGCGTACCCGTTTAATACTGGCTCAACACCGTTTTCATATAAATATAACCGCGCTTACTCCGGATGCCACAGGAGCTGTAACGGCCTTGACTGAAGGAACGAATGAGTTGCTCGATAATTTGCTAGACTGGCTTACTAAGGAAGTAGCTAATCGAAAACTATCTGCCCAATCTGTTACAGATAATTAGTTTTATGTATCGCTGCGGCGAGATGCACTTATGTTAATATCCTGATATTTATAGATTTGACGATCCTTTTATGCGCATGTTCTGTACCGTTTTTTTATTAATATTATTACTGAGTGCCTGTGGCTTGAAAGCGCCACTTTATCTACCGCAAGATAACGCGTTGTCTCATGTTTCACAGGATCCGAAGGAAAATTAATGAGTGGTTTCTCATCTTTTATTTATCGTAATAATGAGCTTTATGCCGAATCGATTTCTTTGCAACAGATTGCCCATGAGTATGGAACGCCTTGTTATATTTATTCGCGCTCAGCATTAACGAGGGCTTATCAAGAATTTGATTCTGCGTTTACTTCACATGCGCATCTTATTTGTTATGCGGTCAAAGCGAATTCCAATATTGCCGTTCTTAACTTGTTTGCCCGTTTAGGCAGCGGCTTCGATATTGTTTCTGGTGGAGAATTACAGCGCGTTCTTAAAGCAGGCGGAGATCCACGGAAAGTTGTGTTTTCAGGTGTCGGTAAGAAGATTGATGAAATGCGTATGGCACTGACTGCTGATATTCTTTGTTTCAATGTGGAGTCTGAAGCAGAGTTATTGTTATTGAATCAGGTAGCCAGTGAAATGCATAAAACTGCACCCGTGAGTTTACGAGTCAATCCTGATGTTGATGCGAAAACACATCCCTATATTTCTACCGGTTTAAAAGAAAACAAGTTTGGAATACCGATCAATGAAGCGGAAAGACTCTATAGTTCTGCCAAGCAATTCTCTCATATAAATTTTATGGGACTGGATTGTCATATTGGGTCTCAGCTAACCGATCTGGATCCATTCGTTCAGGCACGTAAAAAAATGTTTGATTTAGTGGATCGCCTGGAGAAGCAGGGTTTACAAATTAATCATCTGGATCTTGGCGGTGGATTGGGTATTCGTTATGCTGATGAAACCCCACCGTCCATAAAGGACTATGTTTCAGCTTTATGCGCCAGTATCGGTCAGCGTAAGAAACGTATCCTAATTGAGCCAGGACGTTCGCTGGTAGGTAATTCTGGCTTGTTGCTTACTCGGGTAGAATACCTTAAACATACCCCAGAACGTAATTTTGCTATCGTTGATGCTGCCATGAATGATCTCATGCGTCCAGCTTTCTATAATGCTTATCATGAGATATTACCGGTTATTAAGGGTAAAGGAACTGTCTCTAATTATCAAATAGTGGGTCCAGTCTGTGAGACAGGTGATTTTCTTGGACATAACCGGAAACTGACTCTGGCAAGCGGAGATTTACTTGCTGTCATGTCCGCAGGTGCCTACGGCATGAGCATGAGCTCAAATTACAATACTCGCCCTCGCGCTGCTGAAGTGATGGTGGACGATAATAATATTTATCTTATTCGTGAACGTGAATCGGTAGATCAGTTAATGGCTGCTGAGAAAATACTCCCTTAATCCGATATTTCCATCGAGTAATAATGGAATAACGAAGAATAGCTGTTACTCACTAGGATTACACGCTGATATACAGAAAGAGAGTGTCTCGGTGTCTTTAGTTATAGTAACATGCGATATTGATTGACGCTCATATCTGTAAATGACAAGCTATTCTAGTTTTAAAGATGAACAATATCAGGATTACATTCTGCAGGGTGTCTCACGCACATTTGCTTTAACCATTCCACAATTGCCAGAAGCACTGAGTCGAGTGATCGGAAACGCTTATCTGTTGTGCCGCATTGCAGATACGATAGAGGATGATAATGCATTAACGCCGGAACAAACTCGCAGGCTTTCAAATGTATTTATTGAGGTTGTTTGTGGAAATATTGCAGCGGAAGAATTTGTTGAAGAATTATTTCCACTTCTTTCTGACCACACTATTCCGGCTGAACACGAATTAATAAAAAATACGCCCGCTATTATTCGTGTTACACATAGTTTTAATGCCAGCCAGCGCGTGGCATTAGAGCGCTGTATTCGTATTATGGGACGCGGCATGGCTGATTATCAGGATACGGAAACGCTAGCAGGATTAAAGGATTTATCGGCGTTAAATCAATATTGTTATTATGTTGCTGGCGTTGTGGGAGAAATGCTCACGGAATTATTTTGTGATTATTCAGAAAAAATAAACCGAAATAAACCGGCTTTAATGGAGTTGGCTGTATCATTTGGCCAGGGTCTGCAAATGACCAATATTCTTAAGGATATATGGGATGATAGAAGACGGGGTGCATGCTGGCTACCGCAAGATATTTTCCTTAAGGAAGGATTTGATTTGAGCCAATTACGACCCGGCAGCTCTGATGAAAGATTCCAGGCTGGGTTAGGTGTATTGCTTGGTGTAGCCAGGCAACACTTACAGAATGCGCTTGCTTATACCTGCATGATTCCCCCAGAGGAAAAGGGAGTGCGGCGATTTTGTCTATGGGCGTTGGGAATGGCGATTCTAACGCTGAACAAGATTAATCAACACCGTGACTTCAATGAGGCAAGACAAGTTAAGATTACGCGTGGTAGTGTTAAAGCAACAATCTTAACTACAAGCTTATTTGCAAATTATAATCTAATTTTAAATATGCTTTTTAATATAATGTCTAGAAATTTACCTGATACGAGTTTGATTGAGCTTTCTAAG
This genomic window from Nitrosomonas cryotolerans ATCC 49181 contains:
- a CDS encoding D-hexose-6-phosphate mutarotase, producing the protein MNIEHLNAKYGISGQLKFIEGKGRLPMIRVSSSKASALISIHAGQVLSFQPAGEPDDLMFLSEKAYYQVGKAIKGGAPICWPWFGSDPEELGRPGHGFVRNRLWNVVKTEITTNGDLSITLGLVDTPETQVIWPHAFSLTQEITIGDTLNLELVTRNTGTESFFITQAFHTYFRVGNIHQAVVLGLEGHEYIDKVDSSRQKKQVGAVAINTEVDRIYLDVLNKLVIEDIALKRRIQITSSGNKTAVVWNPWKEIAVEMADLQDMDYQHLLCVETTNAATDVITVTPNNECRLVANYRIIRD
- the lptM gene encoding LPS translocon maturation chaperone LptM, whose translation is MFCTVFLLILLLSACGLKAPLYLPQDNALSHVSQDPKEN
- a CDS encoding MlaE family ABC transporter permease, whose protein sequence is MPTRLDKSFTHWYRFISDDGVNRLILTGDFTLVTLGKQLQTLIIDLGNYADDPDLYWDLTEIKQMDAAGVILLWRAWNSQRPMHILLRPEQEKMFERLEKQAASFDKPKSHDLLWPIMISGRIALLLWEHLIGIVILIGQLLLSAKLLIKYPRYIPWREISANLYRTGAQALGITALVGFLIGIVLSYLSSKQLQMFGADIFIINILGISIIRELGPLLAAILVAGRSGSSMTAQLGVMRVTEELDALTVMGISHSQRLVLPKVLGLGIAMPLLVLWTSAVALMGGIVAAELQLGLSYQYFLTALPDAVPTANLWLGLGKGAVCGMVIALIACHFGLRIKPNTESLGEGTTNSVVTAITVVIIIDAIFAIVFSDVGLL
- the queG gene encoding tRNA epoxyqueuosine(34) reductase QueG, translating into MQENTPLNVSYDFISLATIIKAWGRELGFQDIRIADANTDMSPVESNLLEWLDKGYHGDMDYMAKHGVKRTRPSELVPGTQRVISVCMNYTPPLAENSWAVIKSGDQAFISRYALGRDYHKVLRARLQKLADKIAQEVTPFNYRVFSDSAPVMEVEWAQKSGLGWRGKHTLLLSREAGSMFFLGEIYTDLPLPVDEAIGSYCGTCSKCIDICPTQAIIAPYQLDARRCISYLTIELKGSIPETLRPLIGNRVYGCDDCQLVCPWNKFAKITNENDFSVRHGLDNASLVELFSWSKEEFDLRLAGSPIRRIGHKQWLRNLAVGLGNAASSPKIINALRARHDDDSPLVREHVQWALRQHK
- a CDS encoding ABC transporter ATP-binding protein, whose amino-acid sequence is MIAQNCIIEIEALHTRFGQLVVHRDINLCVHYHEVLTLVGGSGSGKTTLLRQMLGLERPSKGNIRVFGASRCDCDFDLLRNIRNRSGVLFQQGALFSALSVFDNVALPLRELRTLDERMIRDLVMFKLDMVAIGSQHANKMPANLSGGMVKRVALARALALDPELLFLDEPTAGLDPELSEGFVKLILALRAEMNLTIVMVTHDLETLSALSNRIAVLADQQIVAIGNLQDIRHHQHPFINSFFKTV
- a CDS encoding N-acetylmuramoyl-L-alanine amidase, whose product is MFGTMAEFRASLIKMARADHFPSAASFFLTYLLIAVALSFFLFSKTVFAATEVHSVRVWSESSERTRFTLESNLPIQYSLLTLDNPKRVVIDLKDIELTAVLKSLPGQVNATDPLIQKARIGRFKPHILRLVLDVKTDVVPQAFTLEPIDNFGHRLVLDVYQAAQQVAQTDSLDDLIVLLTRSNESESLESPESRQHKTVKTINQHKPDIINHRKPYVVSNRKPASPRTIIVAIDPGHGGKDPGAIGHKGTHEKDITLAIAKKLKARIDKEPNMRAVLTRDSDYYISLPMRRDKARSFNADLFVSVHADAFHKTHARGSSVFTLSQNGATSTAASWLARKENSVDGDLMGGVDIASKPADIQKLLIDLSLNATINDSAKLADHVLEEISGINHLHKKNVEQAGFAVLKSPDIPSILVETAFLSNPNEEEKLRTAAYQNKMADAMFAGIKRYFATGPALAREKMAQAD
- the tsaE gene encoding tRNA (adenosine(37)-N6)-threonylcarbamoyltransferase complex ATPase subunit type 1 TsaE; translated protein: MATLEFGAAIAKVLHAGLTIFLNGNLGAGKTTLARGILHGLGYEDIVKSPTYNLVEIYKFSRLYFYHFDFYRFNDPIEWEEAGFREYFNANSICLVEWPEKAGKLLPTADLQFSICIAEPGRSIKIQTGTEAGNRCLVQWRNSEHL
- a CDS encoding MlaD family protein → MENRAHALVAGLFVISLSVAAMFVATWFNGDVIKRSDYLVVTNESVTGLNSQAAVHYRGVNIGKVESIRFNPDNLNQILINISVDENIMLTKSVYAQLGYQGVTGLAYVQLNDDGSEPERLQHDAQIPMRRSLFEEVAGSGQDLLSNVNELVKKMHLLLSEKNQAQFSNILKNIEKATGQFDETAKQLQPVFKSFSGLTTETESVVGHLDQLLLEIRHITARVNQQGGIMDNLSQSTEELAAAIPELHKISDGVTRSTYNLDRVLRQVEENPQSLLFGSPPPLPGPGEYGFISP
- the lysA gene encoding diaminopimelate decarboxylase produces the protein MSGFSSFIYRNNELYAESISLQQIAHEYGTPCYIYSRSALTRAYQEFDSAFTSHAHLICYAVKANSNIAVLNLFARLGSGFDIVSGGELQRVLKAGGDPRKVVFSGVGKKIDEMRMALTADILCFNVESEAELLLLNQVASEMHKTAPVSLRVNPDVDAKTHPYISTGLKENKFGIPINEAERLYSSAKQFSHINFMGLDCHIGSQLTDLDPFVQARKKMFDLVDRLEKQGLQINHLDLGGGLGIRYADETPPSIKDYVSALCASIGQRKKRILIEPGRSLVGNSGLLLTRVEYLKHTPERNFAIVDAAMNDLMRPAFYNAYHEILPVIKGKGTVSNYQIVGPVCETGDFLGHNRKLTLASGDLLAVMSAGAYGMSMSSNYNTRPRAAEVMVDDNNIYLIRERESVDQLMAAEKILP
- a CDS encoding ABC-type transport auxiliary lipoprotein family protein → MRKILILIMLLLSGCAVGPRSEVPVAIYDLGLVHSPHVADAVKSSRVETVNLLVAEVISPIWLDSQAIRYRFAYHNSSQSYAYAYSRWIAAPAVLLTERMRSRIVTDTDNKVIRDKNSAKADYGLYTELEEFSQVFDAADNSHVVISLRAHLIEQRTRLILAQHRFHINITALTPDATGAVTALTEGTNELLDNLLDWLTKEVANRKLSAQSVTDN
- a CDS encoding phytoene/squalene synthase family protein; this encodes MTSYSSFKDEQYQDYILQGVSRTFALTIPQLPEALSRVIGNAYLLCRIADTIEDDNALTPEQTRRLSNVFIEVVCGNIAAEEFVEELFPLLSDHTIPAEHELIKNTPAIIRVTHSFNASQRVALERCIRIMGRGMADYQDTETLAGLKDLSALNQYCYYVAGVVGEMLTELFCDYSEKINRNKPALMELAVSFGQGLQMTNILKDIWDDRRRGACWLPQDIFLKEGFDLSQLRPGSSDERFQAGLGVLLGVARQHLQNALAYTCMIPPEEKGVRRFCLWALGMAILTLNKINQHRDFNEARQVKITRGSVKATILTTSLFANYNLILNMLFNIMSRNLPDTSLIELSKRL